From a single Arachis hypogaea cultivar Tifrunner chromosome 3, arahy.Tifrunner.gnm2.J5K5, whole genome shotgun sequence genomic region:
- the LOC112789491 gene encoding adenylate kinase, chloroplastic, with protein sequence MSVNMVAVASMATPSITISFTNSKSLSLSSSSSSSSLPSCWPSSNSTLRRHPSSCALTLRCGAAVFASSSSPSISPNSNSSSMIVAALGIDAQPERDYEPLQVMISGAPASGKGTQCELIKHKYGLVHVAAGDLLRAEIATGSDNGKLAKQYMEKGQLVPDHIVVMMVKDRLLKPDAKDNGWLLDGYPRSLSQATALKGFGFQPDIFILLEVSEDILVERVVGRRLDPVTGKIYHLKYSPPETEEIAARLTQRFDDTEEKVKLRLNTHHQNVEAVLSMYKDITVKINGNVSKEEVFAQIDSALTSLLEQRKAASGSVAA encoded by the exons ATGAGCGTCAACATGGTGGCAGTGGCGTCCATGGCCACTCCATCCATCACCATCAGCTTCACTAATTCCAAATcactttctctttcctcttcttcttcttcttcttcacttcccAGCTGCTGGCCTTCTTCTAATTCAACTCTTCGTCGTCATCCTTCTTCTTGTGCCCTCACTCTTCGTTGTGGCGCCGCCGTCTTTGCCTCTTCCTCTTCCCCTTCCATTTCCCCCAATTCCAATTCAAGTTCCATG ATTGTGGCCGCGCTTGGAATCGATGCACAGCCTGAGCGTGATTACGAGCCTCTTCAGGTTATGATTTCGGGTGCTCCTGCTTCCGGAAAAGGCACTCAATGCGAGCTTATCAAACACAAG TACGGTTTAGTGCACGTTGCTGCTGGTGATTTGCTTAGGGCTGAGATCGCCACTGGCAGTGATAATGGAAAGCTTGCTAAACAGTATATGGAGAAAGGTCAACTTGTTCCCGATCATATTGTTGTCATG ATGGTGAAGGATCGTCTCTTGAAGCCTGATGCTAAGGACAATGGTTGGCTTCTCGATGGATATCCGCGGAGCTTGTCTCAGGCTACTGCCCTCAAAGGATTCGGCTTCCAACCTGATATCTTCATTCTTCTCGAG GTTTCTGAAGATATTCTTGTCGAGAGAGTAGTAGGGCGGAGATTAGATCCTGTTACTGGAAAGATATATCACTTGAAGTATTCTCCTCCAGAGACAGAAGAAATTGCAGCACGGCTTACCCAGCGTTTTGATGATACTGAAGAAAAG GTAAAGTTGCGATTGAACACGCACCATCAAAATGTGGAGGCAGTGCTTTCAATGTATAAAGATATCACCGTtaag ATTAACGGAAATGTCTCCAAGGAGGAAGTATTTGCTCAAATTGACAGTGCACTTACGAGTCTTTTGGAACAAAGGAAGGCTGCATCAGGATCTGTGGCCGCTTAG